The Natribaculum luteum genome contains the following window.
GCGCGCTCGAGTCGGCGCTCAACTACTATCGGGCGTTCGGTCGAGGAACGGTCCGGAAACAGCTCCCCGGTGCGATTCCGCTGGTCGGCGACCGACTGGTCACATCTCCGTCACCGATCGAGGTGCCGACGCTGGTGCTGTGGGGCGAGCGGGATCCGGCGCTGTCGGTCGACCAGACCGTGGGTCTCGAACACTACGTCGTGGACGTCCGCGTCGAGCGCTTCCCCGACGCGAGCCACTGGGTGCAGTTCGACGCGTCCGACCGGGTCAACGAGGCGTTGCTGGCGTTCCTCGGCGAACAGTAGTGTCATACTATAATCTAGACTCACTAATGAGTAATAAAATGAGAGTCATCAGTAATTATCTAACTTAACTTCGAAAATATTCATAGTGGTCAAAGAGAGTTTCACAGATGCATGGCACGCGAACGAGACACGACCGACCAGCGAGCAGTACGGCTTCTTCGCTGGTTCGGAATCGGACTGTTAGTGGTCGGACTGGCCCTGCCGGCGACGGTCGCGGCGGGAGTCGGCCAGGCCGATACCCAGTCGAACACGCAACTAGACGATTCAGCGAACGGAGACGACGAACTTCGAATCGAGATCTCTCTGAGCGACTACGTCACCTCCTCGAGTGAGGACGAAGCAGCCTCGAGCGAGGACGAAGACGGCCTGCGGTTCGAGGTCTCCTTGAGCGACTCCCTCTCGAGTGAGGACGACGGACCGGCAGAGTCACCGGACCGCTCGAGTTCGTCCGATCTGGTGGTCGACGTCGTACTCTCGGACGAGACAGCCGACGACACCGAGAGTGAGACGACCGACGACGAAGGAGCAGACGAGACGGCCGACGACACCGAGAGCGAAACGACCGACGACTCGGAAGAAGCGTCTGACGAGGAGTCGGGCGACTCGGAAAACGAGACGGGCGACGAATCTGCCGACGAGACCACTGACGACGAGGAGGAACGCACCTACGCAGCACAGGTCGAACTGGCGATTCACGACGAGGTCAACGAGATCAGAGCCGAGCACGGTCTCGACCCCCTC
Protein-coding sequences here:
- a CDS encoding CAP domain-containing protein — translated: MARERDTTDQRAVRLLRWFGIGLLVVGLALPATVAAGVGQADTQSNTQLDDSANGDDELRIEISLSDYVTSSSEDEAASSEDEDGLRFEVSLSDSLSSEDDGPAESPDRSSSSDLVVDVVLSDETADDTESETTDDEGADETADDTESETTDDSEEASDEESGDSENETGDESADETTDDEEERTYAAQVELAIHDEVNEIRAEHGLDPLEFDEQLAGVARGHSEDMAENDYFSHTSPDGSTVGDRYADAGVSCQAWGENILYNYHSDESPEVAAQKSVEMWMNSDGHRENILSDRWDSQGIGVTVAADGRLYATQNFGTNCN